The Gasterosteus aculeatus chromosome 8, fGasAcu3.hap1.1, whole genome shotgun sequence genome has a window encoding:
- the evi5b gene encoding ecotropic viral integration site 5 protein homolog isoform X4 has protein sequence MASQVATPTSLQTTSSSTSLSSPALSPASPGQLSPDDVQLLAKLEEQNRLLETDSKSLRSMNGSRRNSGSSLVSSSSASSNLSHLEEDSWILWGRIVNEWEEVRKKKEKQLKDLVRRGIPHHFRAIVWQLLCNAQNMPIKDQYSELLKMTSPCEKLIRRDIARTYPEHEFFKEKDSLGQEVLFNVMKAYSLVDREVGYCQGSAFIVGLLLMQMPEEEAFCVFVKLMQDYRLRELFKPSMAELGLCMYQFEYMIQEQLPDLHIHFQAQSFHTSMYASSWFLTIFLTSFPLPVATRIFDIFMCEGLEIVFRVGLAILQMNQTELIQLDMEGMLQHFQRVIPHQLDSGPDKVIQAAYQVKYNGKKMKKLEKEYTTIKTKEMEEQVEIKRLRTENRLLKQRIDTLEKESASLADRLIQGQVTRAQEAEELYLVKRELATLKQQSEEAGAQLEQAKATTRQLHQPQAKGAPRYSEESVLQLERELVQARLKEAESQCALKEMQDKILDIEKRNTSLPDDTNVARLQDELICVKLREVEALTGLKELRQQVRDLEDHWQRHMARTAGRWKDGPKKNTLCELQDELMSVRLREAEAQAELRETRQRMLEQETQNQIHSNQLRRAEQESRCLQECVQTLTLQNKDLHGQLQEIKRRQAELECKSKEEVMAVRLREADNIAAMAELQQQISELEIQKEEGKVQGQLNHTDSSQYIHDLKDQIAELKDEIRCLKGQRGRPGQPTFDGIHIVNHYVGDHGTYQSSDEDAVKGPSLQETQQRSRVRIRLPANLGDTDSEEEEEEDDDEEDEESLRLTVPPSGSHKSTTV, from the exons ATGGCTAGTCAGGTGGCCACGCCCACGTCCCTGCagaccacctcctcctccacgtcgcTGTCCTCGCCCGCCCTCTCCCCGGCCTCACCGGGCCAGCTCAGTCCCGACGATGTGCAGCTGCTCGCCAAGCTCGAGGAGCAGAACAG GCTGCTGGAGACGGACAGCAAGTCGCTGCGCTCCATGAACGGCTCCAGGCGAAACAGCGGCTCCTCCCTGGTGTccagctcctccgcctcctccaacCTGTCCCACCTCGAGGAGGACTCCTGGATCCTGTGGGGACGGATCGTCAACGAGTGGGAGGAGGTGcgcaagaagaaggagaagcagctCAAG GATCTCGtcaggagagggatccctcaCCACTTTCGGGCGATCGTGTGGCAATTGTTGTGCAACGCGCAGAATATGCCCATCAAGGATCAGTACTCGGAACTCCTGAAGATGACGTCGCCCTGTGAGAAGCTGATTCGCAGGGACATCGCGCGCACTTACCCCGAACACGAGTTCTTCAAGGAAAAGGACAGCCTGGGCCAGGAAGTGCTCTTCAACGTCATGAAG GCGTATTCTCTGGTTGACCGCGAGGTCGGCTATTGTCAGGGGAGTGCATTCATTGTAGGACTGCTGCTCATGCAG ATGCCAGAAGAGGAGGCTTTCTGCGTGTTTGTGAAGTTGATGCAGGACTACAGATTACGAGAGCTCTTCAAGCCCAGCATGGCCGAGCTGGGACTCTGCATGTACCAGTTTGAGTACATGATTCAG GAACAACTCCCAGATCTGCACATCCATTTCCAGGCTCAGAGCTTTCACACCTCCATGTATGCCTCCTCCTGGTTCCTCACCATCTTCCtcacctccttccctctgcCCGTCGCCACGAGGATCTTTGACATCTTCATGTGTGAG GGTCTGGAGATAGTGTTCCGCGTTGGGCTGGCCATCCTCCAGATGAACCAAACCGAACTCATCCAGCTGGACATGGAGGGAATGTTACAG CACTTCCAGAGAGTCATCCCTCACCAGTTGGACAGCGGACCGGATAAAGTCATCCAGGCTGCTTATCAAGTTAAATACAACggcaagaagatgaagaa GTTAGAGAAAGAATACACTACAATCAAAACTaaagagatggaggagcaggtggagataAAG AGGTTGCGGACGGAGAACCGTCTTCTGAAGCAGAGGATAGACACGCTAGAGAAA GAAAGTGCTTCCTTGGCAGATAGATTGATCCAG GGACAAGTGACTCGGGCTCAGGAGGCAGAGGAGCTGTACCTGGTCAAGCGGGAGCTGGCCACACTCAAACAGCAGAGCGAGGAGGCCGGTGCTCAGCTGGAGCAGGCCAAGGCAACCACCAGGCAGCTCCATCAGCCGCAAGCG AAGGGGGCCCCTCGGTACTCTGAGGAGTCCGTCctgcagctggagagagagCTGGTGCAGGCCCGGCTGAAGGAGGCGGAGTCTCAGTGCGCCCTCAAGGAGATGCAGGACAAGATCTTGGATATAGAAAAG AGGAACACGTCGCTACCTGATGATACCAATGTGGCGCGTCTACAAGACGAGCTGATCTGCGTGAAGCTGAGAGAGGTGGAGGCTCTGACCGGCCTGAAAGAGCTGAGGCAGCAAGTCAGAGACCTGGAGGATCACTGGCAG CGTCACATGGCACGCACCGCTGGTCGCTGGAAGGACGGCCCCAAGAAGAATACGCTGTGCGAGCTGCAGGACGAGCTGATGAGCGTGAGGCTACGTGAGGCCGAGGCGCAGGCAGAGCTGAGGGAGACGCGGCAGAGGATGCTGGAGCAGGAGACGCAG AATCAGATCCACAGTAACCAGCTGCGGCGGGCGGAGCAGGAGAGTCGCTGTCTCCAGGAGTGTGTGCAAACGCTGACGCTGCAAAATAAAGACCTGCATGGGCAACTGCAGGAGATCAAGCGTAGACAAGCTGAGCTAGAGTGCAAG AGtaaggaggaggtgatggcaGTGAGGCTGCGGGAGGCAGACAACATTGCTGCAATGgctgagctccagcagcagatcTCCGAGCTAGAGATTCAG aaagaagaaggaaaggTCCAAGGCCAACTGAACCACACGGACTCGAGCCAGTACATCCACGACCTGAAAGACCAGATAGCAGAGCTAAAAGACGAG ATTCGCTGCTTAAAAGGACAGCGGGGACGGCCCGGTCAGCCCACTTTTGATGGGATCCACATCGTCAATCACTACGTGGGGGACCACGGGACCTACCAGTCCTCAGATGAAGATGCCGTCAAGGGCCCGAGCCTGCAGGAGACCCAGCAGAGGAGCAGGGTCCGGATCCGGCTGCCCGCCAACCTCGGGGACacggacagcgaggaggaggaggaggaggacgacgatgaggaagacgaggagtcCCTGCGGCTCACTGTACCCCCGAGTGGCAGCCACAAGTCCACCACCGTGTGA
- the evi5b gene encoding ecotropic viral integration site 5 protein homolog isoform X10 codes for MASQVATPTSLQTTSSSTSLSSPALSPASPGQLSPDDVQLLAKLEEQNRLLETDSKSLRSMNGSRRNSGSSLVSSSSASSNLSHLEEDSWILWGRIVNEWEEVRKKKEKQLKDLVRRGIPHHFRAIVWQLLCNAQNMPIKDQYSELLKMTSPCEKLIRRDIARTYPEHEFFKEKDSLGQEVLFNVMKAYSLVDREVGYCQGSAFIVGLLLMQMPEEEAFCVFVKLMQDYRLRELFKPSMAELGLCMYQFEYMIQEQLPDLHIHFQAQSFHTSMYASSWFLTIFLTSFPLPVATRIFDIFMCEGLEIVFRVGLAILQMNQTELIQLDMEGMLQHFQRVIPHQLDSGPDKVIQAAYQVKYNGKKMKKLEKEYTTIKTKEMEEQVEIKRLRTENRLLKQRIDTLEKKGAPRYSEESVLQLERELVQARLKEAESQCALKEMQDKILDIEKRNTSLPDDTNVARLQDELICVKLREVEALTGLKELRQQVRDLEDHWQRHMARTAGRWKDGPKKNTLCELQDELMSVRLREAEAQAELRETRQRMLEQETQNQIHSNQLRRAEQESRCLQECVQTLTLQNKDLHGQLQEIKRRQAELECKSKEEVMAVRLREADNIAAMAELQQQISELEIQKEEGKVQGQLNHTDSSQYIHDLKDQIAELKDEIRCLKGQRGRPGQPTFDGIHIVNHYVGDHGTYQSSDEDAVKGPSLQETQQRSRVRIRLPANLGDTDSEEEEEEDDDEEDEESLRLTVPPSGSHKSTTV; via the exons ATGGCTAGTCAGGTGGCCACGCCCACGTCCCTGCagaccacctcctcctccacgtcgcTGTCCTCGCCCGCCCTCTCCCCGGCCTCACCGGGCCAGCTCAGTCCCGACGATGTGCAGCTGCTCGCCAAGCTCGAGGAGCAGAACAG GCTGCTGGAGACGGACAGCAAGTCGCTGCGCTCCATGAACGGCTCCAGGCGAAACAGCGGCTCCTCCCTGGTGTccagctcctccgcctcctccaacCTGTCCCACCTCGAGGAGGACTCCTGGATCCTGTGGGGACGGATCGTCAACGAGTGGGAGGAGGTGcgcaagaagaaggagaagcagctCAAG GATCTCGtcaggagagggatccctcaCCACTTTCGGGCGATCGTGTGGCAATTGTTGTGCAACGCGCAGAATATGCCCATCAAGGATCAGTACTCGGAACTCCTGAAGATGACGTCGCCCTGTGAGAAGCTGATTCGCAGGGACATCGCGCGCACTTACCCCGAACACGAGTTCTTCAAGGAAAAGGACAGCCTGGGCCAGGAAGTGCTCTTCAACGTCATGAAG GCGTATTCTCTGGTTGACCGCGAGGTCGGCTATTGTCAGGGGAGTGCATTCATTGTAGGACTGCTGCTCATGCAG ATGCCAGAAGAGGAGGCTTTCTGCGTGTTTGTGAAGTTGATGCAGGACTACAGATTACGAGAGCTCTTCAAGCCCAGCATGGCCGAGCTGGGACTCTGCATGTACCAGTTTGAGTACATGATTCAG GAACAACTCCCAGATCTGCACATCCATTTCCAGGCTCAGAGCTTTCACACCTCCATGTATGCCTCCTCCTGGTTCCTCACCATCTTCCtcacctccttccctctgcCCGTCGCCACGAGGATCTTTGACATCTTCATGTGTGAG GGTCTGGAGATAGTGTTCCGCGTTGGGCTGGCCATCCTCCAGATGAACCAAACCGAACTCATCCAGCTGGACATGGAGGGAATGTTACAG CACTTCCAGAGAGTCATCCCTCACCAGTTGGACAGCGGACCGGATAAAGTCATCCAGGCTGCTTATCAAGTTAAATACAACggcaagaagatgaagaa GTTAGAGAAAGAATACACTACAATCAAAACTaaagagatggaggagcaggtggagataAAG AGGTTGCGGACGGAGAACCGTCTTCTGAAGCAGAGGATAGACACGCTAGAGAAA AAGGGGGCCCCTCGGTACTCTGAGGAGTCCGTCctgcagctggagagagagCTGGTGCAGGCCCGGCTGAAGGAGGCGGAGTCTCAGTGCGCCCTCAAGGAGATGCAGGACAAGATCTTGGATATAGAAAAG AGGAACACGTCGCTACCTGATGATACCAATGTGGCGCGTCTACAAGACGAGCTGATCTGCGTGAAGCTGAGAGAGGTGGAGGCTCTGACCGGCCTGAAAGAGCTGAGGCAGCAAGTCAGAGACCTGGAGGATCACTGGCAG CGTCACATGGCACGCACCGCTGGTCGCTGGAAGGACGGCCCCAAGAAGAATACGCTGTGCGAGCTGCAGGACGAGCTGATGAGCGTGAGGCTACGTGAGGCCGAGGCGCAGGCAGAGCTGAGGGAGACGCGGCAGAGGATGCTGGAGCAGGAGACGCAG AATCAGATCCACAGTAACCAGCTGCGGCGGGCGGAGCAGGAGAGTCGCTGTCTCCAGGAGTGTGTGCAAACGCTGACGCTGCAAAATAAAGACCTGCATGGGCAACTGCAGGAGATCAAGCGTAGACAAGCTGAGCTAGAGTGCAAG AGtaaggaggaggtgatggcaGTGAGGCTGCGGGAGGCAGACAACATTGCTGCAATGgctgagctccagcagcagatcTCCGAGCTAGAGATTCAG aaagaagaaggaaaggTCCAAGGCCAACTGAACCACACGGACTCGAGCCAGTACATCCACGACCTGAAAGACCAGATAGCAGAGCTAAAAGACGAG ATTCGCTGCTTAAAAGGACAGCGGGGACGGCCCGGTCAGCCCACTTTTGATGGGATCCACATCGTCAATCACTACGTGGGGGACCACGGGACCTACCAGTCCTCAGATGAAGATGCCGTCAAGGGCCCGAGCCTGCAGGAGACCCAGCAGAGGAGCAGGGTCCGGATCCGGCTGCCCGCCAACCTCGGGGACacggacagcgaggaggaggaggaggaggacgacgatgaggaagacgaggagtcCCTGCGGCTCACTGTACCCCCGAGTGGCAGCCACAAGTCCACCACCGTGTGA
- the evi5b gene encoding ecotropic viral integration site 5 protein homolog isoform X5 → MSTDAPVFEPQVYPNKSIFFLSNELEVATDKVAGKLSSTLSWVKNSVSHTVSQMASQVATPTSLQTTSSSTSLSSPALSPASPGQLSPDDVQLLAKLEEQNRLLETDSKSLRSMNGSRRNSGSSLVSSSSASSNLSHLEEDSWILWGRIVNEWEEVRKKKEKQLKDLVRRGIPHHFRAIVWQLLCNAQNMPIKDQYSELLKMTSPCEKLIRRDIARTYPEHEFFKEKDSLGQEVLFNVMKAYSLVDREVGYCQGSAFIVGLLLMQMPEEEAFCVFVKLMQDYRLRELFKPSMAELGLCMYQFEYMIQEQLPDLHIHFQAQSFHTSMYASSWFLTIFLTSFPLPVATRIFDIFMCEGLEIVFRVGLAILQMNQTELIQLDMEGMLQHFQRVIPHQLDSGPDKVIQAAYQVKYNGKKMKKLEKEYTTIKTKEMEEQVEIKRLRTENRLLKQRIDTLEKKGAPRYSEESVLQLERELVQARLKEAESQCALKEMQDKILDIEKRNTSLPDDTNVARLQDELICVKLREVEALTGLKELRQQVRDLEDHWQRHMARTAGRWKDGPKKNTLCELQDELMSVRLREAEAQAELRETRQRMLEQETQNQIHSNQLRRAEQESRCLQECVQTLTLQNKDLHGQLQEIKRRQAELECKSKEEVMAVRLREADNIAAMAELQQQISELEIQKEEGKVQGQLNHTDSSQYIHDLKDQIAELKDEIRCLKGQRGRPGQPTFDGIHIVNHYVGDHGTYQSSDEDAVKGPSLQETQQRSRVRIRLPANLGDTDSEEEEEEDDDEEDEESLRLTVPPSGSHKSTTV, encoded by the exons ATGTCCACTGACGCGCCGGTGTTCGAACCTCAAGTCTACCCGAACAAAAGTATATTTTTTCTCAGCAATGAACTTGAG GTGGCGACAGACAAGGTTGCTGGTAAGCTGAGTTCTACTCTCTCATGGGTGAAGAACTCTGTGTCCCACACGGTCAGTCAGATGGCTAGTCAGGTGGCCACGCCCACGTCCCTGCagaccacctcctcctccacgtcgcTGTCCTCGCCCGCCCTCTCCCCGGCCTCACCGGGCCAGCTCAGTCCCGACGATGTGCAGCTGCTCGCCAAGCTCGAGGAGCAGAACAG GCTGCTGGAGACGGACAGCAAGTCGCTGCGCTCCATGAACGGCTCCAGGCGAAACAGCGGCTCCTCCCTGGTGTccagctcctccgcctcctccaacCTGTCCCACCTCGAGGAGGACTCCTGGATCCTGTGGGGACGGATCGTCAACGAGTGGGAGGAGGTGcgcaagaagaaggagaagcagctCAAG GATCTCGtcaggagagggatccctcaCCACTTTCGGGCGATCGTGTGGCAATTGTTGTGCAACGCGCAGAATATGCCCATCAAGGATCAGTACTCGGAACTCCTGAAGATGACGTCGCCCTGTGAGAAGCTGATTCGCAGGGACATCGCGCGCACTTACCCCGAACACGAGTTCTTCAAGGAAAAGGACAGCCTGGGCCAGGAAGTGCTCTTCAACGTCATGAAG GCGTATTCTCTGGTTGACCGCGAGGTCGGCTATTGTCAGGGGAGTGCATTCATTGTAGGACTGCTGCTCATGCAG ATGCCAGAAGAGGAGGCTTTCTGCGTGTTTGTGAAGTTGATGCAGGACTACAGATTACGAGAGCTCTTCAAGCCCAGCATGGCCGAGCTGGGACTCTGCATGTACCAGTTTGAGTACATGATTCAG GAACAACTCCCAGATCTGCACATCCATTTCCAGGCTCAGAGCTTTCACACCTCCATGTATGCCTCCTCCTGGTTCCTCACCATCTTCCtcacctccttccctctgcCCGTCGCCACGAGGATCTTTGACATCTTCATGTGTGAG GGTCTGGAGATAGTGTTCCGCGTTGGGCTGGCCATCCTCCAGATGAACCAAACCGAACTCATCCAGCTGGACATGGAGGGAATGTTACAG CACTTCCAGAGAGTCATCCCTCACCAGTTGGACAGCGGACCGGATAAAGTCATCCAGGCTGCTTATCAAGTTAAATACAACggcaagaagatgaagaa GTTAGAGAAAGAATACACTACAATCAAAACTaaagagatggaggagcaggtggagataAAG AGGTTGCGGACGGAGAACCGTCTTCTGAAGCAGAGGATAGACACGCTAGAGAAA AAGGGGGCCCCTCGGTACTCTGAGGAGTCCGTCctgcagctggagagagagCTGGTGCAGGCCCGGCTGAAGGAGGCGGAGTCTCAGTGCGCCCTCAAGGAGATGCAGGACAAGATCTTGGATATAGAAAAG AGGAACACGTCGCTACCTGATGATACCAATGTGGCGCGTCTACAAGACGAGCTGATCTGCGTGAAGCTGAGAGAGGTGGAGGCTCTGACCGGCCTGAAAGAGCTGAGGCAGCAAGTCAGAGACCTGGAGGATCACTGGCAG CGTCACATGGCACGCACCGCTGGTCGCTGGAAGGACGGCCCCAAGAAGAATACGCTGTGCGAGCTGCAGGACGAGCTGATGAGCGTGAGGCTACGTGAGGCCGAGGCGCAGGCAGAGCTGAGGGAGACGCGGCAGAGGATGCTGGAGCAGGAGACGCAG AATCAGATCCACAGTAACCAGCTGCGGCGGGCGGAGCAGGAGAGTCGCTGTCTCCAGGAGTGTGTGCAAACGCTGACGCTGCAAAATAAAGACCTGCATGGGCAACTGCAGGAGATCAAGCGTAGACAAGCTGAGCTAGAGTGCAAG AGtaaggaggaggtgatggcaGTGAGGCTGCGGGAGGCAGACAACATTGCTGCAATGgctgagctccagcagcagatcTCCGAGCTAGAGATTCAG aaagaagaaggaaaggTCCAAGGCCAACTGAACCACACGGACTCGAGCCAGTACATCCACGACCTGAAAGACCAGATAGCAGAGCTAAAAGACGAG ATTCGCTGCTTAAAAGGACAGCGGGGACGGCCCGGTCAGCCCACTTTTGATGGGATCCACATCGTCAATCACTACGTGGGGGACCACGGGACCTACCAGTCCTCAGATGAAGATGCCGTCAAGGGCCCGAGCCTGCAGGAGACCCAGCAGAGGAGCAGGGTCCGGATCCGGCTGCCCGCCAACCTCGGGGACacggacagcgaggaggaggaggaggaggacgacgatgaggaagacgaggagtcCCTGCGGCTCACTGTACCCCCGAGTGGCAGCCACAAGTCCACCACCGTGTGA
- the evi5b gene encoding ecotropic viral integration site 5 protein homolog isoform X7, whose translation MASQVATPTSLQTTSSSTSLSSPALSPASPGQLSPDDVQLLAKLEEQNRLLETDSKSLRSMNGSRRNSGSSLVSSSSASSNLSHLEEDSWILWGRIVNEWEEVRKKKEKQLKDLVRRGIPHHFRAIVWQLLCNAQNMPIKDQYSELLKMTSPCEKLIRRDIARTYPEHEFFKEKDSLGQEVLFNVMKAYSLVDREVGYCQGSAFIVGLLLMQMPEEEAFCVFVKLMQDYRLRELFKPSMAELGLCMYQFEYMIQEQLPDLHIHFQAQSFHTSMYASSWFLTIFLTSFPLPVATRIFDIFMCEGLEIVFRVGLAILQMNQTELIQLDMEGMLQHFQRVIPHQLDSGPDKVIQAAYQVKYNGKKMKKLEKEYTTIKTKEMEEQVEIKRLRTENRLLKQRIDTLEKGQVTRAQEAEELYLVKRELATLKQQSEEAGAQLEQAKATTRQLHQPQAKGAPRYSEESVLQLERELVQARLKEAESQCALKEMQDKILDIEKRNTSLPDDTNVARLQDELICVKLREVEALTGLKELRQQVRDLEDHWQRHMARTAGRWKDGPKKNTLCELQDELMSVRLREAEAQAELRETRQRMLEQETQNQIHSNQLRRAEQESRCLQECVQTLTLQNKDLHGQLQEIKRRQAELECKSKEEVMAVRLREADNIAAMAELQQQISELEIQKEEGKVQGQLNHTDSSQYIHDLKDQIAELKDEIRCLKGQRGRPGQPTFDGIHIVNHYVGDHGTYQSSDEDAVKGPSLQETQQRSRVRIRLPANLGDTDSEEEEEEDDDEEDEESLRLTVPPSGSHKSTTV comes from the exons ATGGCTAGTCAGGTGGCCACGCCCACGTCCCTGCagaccacctcctcctccacgtcgcTGTCCTCGCCCGCCCTCTCCCCGGCCTCACCGGGCCAGCTCAGTCCCGACGATGTGCAGCTGCTCGCCAAGCTCGAGGAGCAGAACAG GCTGCTGGAGACGGACAGCAAGTCGCTGCGCTCCATGAACGGCTCCAGGCGAAACAGCGGCTCCTCCCTGGTGTccagctcctccgcctcctccaacCTGTCCCACCTCGAGGAGGACTCCTGGATCCTGTGGGGACGGATCGTCAACGAGTGGGAGGAGGTGcgcaagaagaaggagaagcagctCAAG GATCTCGtcaggagagggatccctcaCCACTTTCGGGCGATCGTGTGGCAATTGTTGTGCAACGCGCAGAATATGCCCATCAAGGATCAGTACTCGGAACTCCTGAAGATGACGTCGCCCTGTGAGAAGCTGATTCGCAGGGACATCGCGCGCACTTACCCCGAACACGAGTTCTTCAAGGAAAAGGACAGCCTGGGCCAGGAAGTGCTCTTCAACGTCATGAAG GCGTATTCTCTGGTTGACCGCGAGGTCGGCTATTGTCAGGGGAGTGCATTCATTGTAGGACTGCTGCTCATGCAG ATGCCAGAAGAGGAGGCTTTCTGCGTGTTTGTGAAGTTGATGCAGGACTACAGATTACGAGAGCTCTTCAAGCCCAGCATGGCCGAGCTGGGACTCTGCATGTACCAGTTTGAGTACATGATTCAG GAACAACTCCCAGATCTGCACATCCATTTCCAGGCTCAGAGCTTTCACACCTCCATGTATGCCTCCTCCTGGTTCCTCACCATCTTCCtcacctccttccctctgcCCGTCGCCACGAGGATCTTTGACATCTTCATGTGTGAG GGTCTGGAGATAGTGTTCCGCGTTGGGCTGGCCATCCTCCAGATGAACCAAACCGAACTCATCCAGCTGGACATGGAGGGAATGTTACAG CACTTCCAGAGAGTCATCCCTCACCAGTTGGACAGCGGACCGGATAAAGTCATCCAGGCTGCTTATCAAGTTAAATACAACggcaagaagatgaagaa GTTAGAGAAAGAATACACTACAATCAAAACTaaagagatggaggagcaggtggagataAAG AGGTTGCGGACGGAGAACCGTCTTCTGAAGCAGAGGATAGACACGCTAGAGAAA GGACAAGTGACTCGGGCTCAGGAGGCAGAGGAGCTGTACCTGGTCAAGCGGGAGCTGGCCACACTCAAACAGCAGAGCGAGGAGGCCGGTGCTCAGCTGGAGCAGGCCAAGGCAACCACCAGGCAGCTCCATCAGCCGCAAGCG AAGGGGGCCCCTCGGTACTCTGAGGAGTCCGTCctgcagctggagagagagCTGGTGCAGGCCCGGCTGAAGGAGGCGGAGTCTCAGTGCGCCCTCAAGGAGATGCAGGACAAGATCTTGGATATAGAAAAG AGGAACACGTCGCTACCTGATGATACCAATGTGGCGCGTCTACAAGACGAGCTGATCTGCGTGAAGCTGAGAGAGGTGGAGGCTCTGACCGGCCTGAAAGAGCTGAGGCAGCAAGTCAGAGACCTGGAGGATCACTGGCAG CGTCACATGGCACGCACCGCTGGTCGCTGGAAGGACGGCCCCAAGAAGAATACGCTGTGCGAGCTGCAGGACGAGCTGATGAGCGTGAGGCTACGTGAGGCCGAGGCGCAGGCAGAGCTGAGGGAGACGCGGCAGAGGATGCTGGAGCAGGAGACGCAG AATCAGATCCACAGTAACCAGCTGCGGCGGGCGGAGCAGGAGAGTCGCTGTCTCCAGGAGTGTGTGCAAACGCTGACGCTGCAAAATAAAGACCTGCATGGGCAACTGCAGGAGATCAAGCGTAGACAAGCTGAGCTAGAGTGCAAG AGtaaggaggaggtgatggcaGTGAGGCTGCGGGAGGCAGACAACATTGCTGCAATGgctgagctccagcagcagatcTCCGAGCTAGAGATTCAG aaagaagaaggaaaggTCCAAGGCCAACTGAACCACACGGACTCGAGCCAGTACATCCACGACCTGAAAGACCAGATAGCAGAGCTAAAAGACGAG ATTCGCTGCTTAAAAGGACAGCGGGGACGGCCCGGTCAGCCCACTTTTGATGGGATCCACATCGTCAATCACTACGTGGGGGACCACGGGACCTACCAGTCCTCAGATGAAGATGCCGTCAAGGGCCCGAGCCTGCAGGAGACCCAGCAGAGGAGCAGGGTCCGGATCCGGCTGCCCGCCAACCTCGGGGACacggacagcgaggaggaggaggaggaggacgacgatgaggaagacgaggagtcCCTGCGGCTCACTGTACCCCCGAGTGGCAGCCACAAGTCCACCACCGTGTGA